The segment AATTACAGTTATTACACGCTATGAATTACCGCAATTATCTAAAGCAATGAAACAAGCGGATGACCAAGCGTTCGTATCGATTGCGGATAATATTAAAATTTTGGGTAATTTCTATGATCCTGGAATGGAATAAACAAAAGACCTTTACATTTTCTTTGTAAAGGTCTCTTTTTTTTGACAGTTTTTTTTCTTTCCCTTACTGTTATAAAGGAGAGGAGTTTAGTATGAAAATAAAATCAATGCGTAAGCAAATCCAAATGATTGTCTTTAGTGCCCTAGCTACAATTTTAATGTTTATCGCCATCCCGATTATCCCCTTGGCTCCTTTTTTGACGGTAGACATTAGCGATGTGTCCTTACTTTTATTAGCACAGATGACAAAGCGTCGATATGCCCTTGTTGGTAGTATCTTAAGTGCGTTGTTATATTGGAGTATACAAGCTTTTTCTTTGCCTGTATTGATCGGTTTAGTGGGTCATCTAGTCTTTACCTGGACTTATATTTGTAGCTATCCAAAAATCAAATCATTATGGAAACAAATCATCTTGCAATTTATCGTCTCAGTATTGGCCAATATTTTCTTTTTATTGCCAGCGTACGAGATGTTATTACATTTTGAACTACCATATTCACTATGTATTTACTTATTCTGTGCGTTATTGCCATATTTAATCGTCAAAACAGCACTTGTCCATTGGATTGTCCATGAATGTCAAAAATTACCTTTTGTTTCTAAAAAGGAACGCATTGGATAGTATTGTTGAATATATTGTATTTTTTGTGCTCTCGTTTTTTGTTTAAAGGCATATTCCGCTTTTAAAGCACTAGAAGCATTTGGATATTCTTCATAGTAACGTAAAATAACTGGTCTGCGAGCACGAGTATATTTGGCTCCTTTTCCGGAGTTATGTTGTTTGATTCTTCGTTCTAAATTTGTAGTATATCCAGTATAAAGAGAGTGATCTTTACATTCGACAACATAAAGGTAGTGAATTTTATTTTCCATGGAAAATATCCATCATTTCTTTAGTGTATTCATTATTTTCGTTTTGGATGATAAATGGAGGCTCAACGATAAATCCTTCTTTACTTCCATTTTTGATTCCTTCAATAATCATCGCTTTTGCAGGACGGTCCATTTTTGAATAAATAAAGCGAACCTTTTTAGGAGTAATTTGGTGTCTTTGCATCGCTTCTAAAATGGGAAGGAAACGATCTGGACGATGGACTAAAGAAAGATGCCCTTTCGTTTTTAAAACATAACTGGCTTGTTGCATAATATCCTCAATTTCGGCATAAATTTCATGACGAGCAATCGCTAAATGCGGATTAGGATTTTGTAACTGTTGCTCTCTTACAGGAAAATATGGTGGATTACATAAAATAGCATCAATGGTATCATGAGCAAAATATTGAGAGAGTTCTTTTAAATCAGCACAGTGGACATGGCACTGTGCTTCTTTTTTATTTAAAGCAATACTTTGTTCGGCCATTTCTGCCAAGCGGGGTTGTAATTCTATAAAATCAATGCTCGCTTTTGTTTTTTCAGTACAAAGTAAGCCAACTGCGCCATTTCCTGCACATAAGTCAATGATTTTTCCTTTTTTAGGGACATAACCAAAATGAGCTAAAAGAACCGCATCGATAGAAAAAGAAAATACTTCATTACTTTGAATAATTTTTAATCCATTGAAATTTAAATCATCTATTCGTTCCATAAAATTAGTATCCTTCCTTCTTTTACATTCTTTCTTATGGTACCATAATCAAAAAAGGAAAAGGAAGAGCACTCCGAAGAAATCATGAAAAGTTGAAATAAATATGGTATTCTAACAGAGAAAAGAACGGAGGAAATTATGTTTTACAAAGTTGCATTTTCCTTTATTAAAGGAATTTTTTATATTTTAAATGGCAAAATTAAAGTTGAAAATAAAGAGAAGTTACCAGAAGGGAATTATATTTTAGCGGCTCCCCATAAAACTTGGTGGGATCCATTAGTGCTAGCGATTGCTTGTTTACCTAAACAATTTACTTTTATGGCGAAAAAAGAATTATTTAAAAATAAATTCTTCTCTTGGGTATTAGGCAAAGTGAATGTTTTCCCAGTAGACCGTAAAAATCCAGGACCTAGTGCGATTAAACTTCCAGTTCAACGTTTGAAAAAAACAGATTTGAGCTTAATGATTTTTCCTTCTGGCACACGTCATTCAGAAGAGTTAAAAGGTGGGATTGCTTTGATTGCTAAAATGAGTCGTGTACCGATTGTTCCTGCCGTATATGAAGGACCACTTACTATTAAAGATATTTTGTTACGTCATAAAATGACGATTCGCTTTGGTGATCCTATTGATACAAAGACAGTAACCACAGATGAAGCAGGGCGTGAACAATTGATGGAACAGTTAAATGAAGCCTTTTCTGAATTACATAAGGAAAAATAGAAAGAGATGAATACGATGAAAGAAGAAAAAGAACCAATTCAAGAAGCGCCACTATGGCAGCTTTCGACGGTAGAAGGAAAGACTTTTGTCTACCAAGAAGATGTTGTTTTTCAATTAGTAGAAAATTATCGCGATGCGTTTCAACTAGAAGTATTTCAAGAAAAATTCATTGATCTTTTATTAAAATACGATTTTATCGTGGGAGATTGGGGATTTGAACAATTACGTCTTCGTGGTTTTTTCTATGATGATGTGAAAAATACACCAAAAGAATGGAAAATTTCTACTTTAGAAGATTATTTATATGAATATTGTAATTTTGGTTGTCCTTATTTTGTTTTAGAACGTTTAAGTGGAGAAAAAGGTCGTTATATTCCACCGAAAAAACGCAACCATAAGAAACAAGAAGAAAAGAAACCAAATTATAAAAATAAGAAAAAACCAAATCCAAAGAAAAGAAAAAAAAGAGGAGAACGCAATGTATAAAGGATATTTGATTGATTTAGATGGAACCATCTATTTAGGAGATGAAATTATTCCAGCAGGGAAACGTTTTGTAGAACGTTTACAAGAAGAAAAAATTCCTTTTTTATTTGTGACGAATAATAGTAGTCGTACACCAGAAGAAGTTGTTCGGATGTTAGCGACGAAATTTTCTATCCAAGTAACGACAGACCACGTTTATACTTCTGCCCAAGCGACAGCAGATTATATGGATCGCTTAGGAAAAGAAAAAACGGTTTATTGGATTGGTCATGAAGGAATTAAACAAAGTTTGAGTGCTCATGGATATTCTTATGAAGAAAAAAATCCATCTTTTGTCGTGGTTGGTTTAGACCGTGAATTAACATACCAAAAATTAAGTACCGCATCTTTAGCGATTCAAAAAGGAGCGACTTTTATTGGAACGAATCCAGATCGCAATATTCCTACCCATGAAGGATTAATGCCAAGTGCTGGCCCATCCATTGCCTACTTGGAAACTGCGACAGGACAAAAAGCCACTGTCATTGGAAAACCAGAAGCGATTATGATGGAAGGGGCTGTTCAACGATTAGGACTAGATAAACAAGAAGTCGCAATGGTAGGGGATAATTATGAAACCGATATTTTAGCAGGAATTCATAATGATATTCCATCGATTTTAGTATTGACAGGCTTTACTAAAAAAGAACAAGTACCTACTTTACCAGAACAACCGACTCATGTTTTAAATTCATTAGATGAATGGAAACTATAAAAACTTATTTTAAAAGAAAACAATCGACAAAGCAGGCTCTATTTTGGGTCACTCTCTTTGTCTTTTGTTTTTGTAATTTTTTGGTGTGGAATAGTTATTTTTGCTTTGATTTCTTTTTTGCCTCTGATATTGCTCAGAAAACACATACTTCTGTAGGCGAATTAGAAAGCTTATTTCGTCATCTATTATTTTATCTTCAAGGATGGCAATCTACATTACCACTCGCTCCTTTTTCTGCTTCTTTAGCAGCAAAGCAACATTTTGCAGAGGTGCGTTTTTGGTTTATATTAAACAATAGTGTAGGTCTTTTATTAAGTTTACCAGCCTATTGGAGCCTTTTTCGTTTGAAATATCAATGGTATTGGATTAAACAGTGGATTTCTTCATTACAAAAAGGATTTTTCCTTCTTTTTGGCTTAATGATTTTAGCATTTGGACCGTTATTTACGGTATTCCATTTGTTACTTTTTCCTAATCAAAAATGGCTTTTTCATTTACCAGAAGATTCAATTATTTACCTTTTACCAGAATCGTTATTCCAATTTTATTTCTGTTATTGGGGAATGCTGCTTTTGATAATCAGTATAGCATTAAAAATTTATATTAAGAGAAAGGAAAACTATAGTGATAGAAGCAAAAGAAGTGCTAGATAAAATGCACAAAAATCAAAAGATTAACTATGATCGAGTACTACAAAAAATGGTTCAAGAATGGGAGAAAGAAGCATTTCGACCTAAAATTTTACTACATAGTTGTTGTGCTCCTTGTAGTACATATACTCTAGAATATTTAACAAAATATGCCGATGTGGATATTTACTTTGCGAATTCTAATATTCATCCTGCAACGGAGTATGAACGTCGTCGCTTAGTACAAGAAAAATTTGTCCAAGATTTTAATCGTGATTATGGAACAAATATTCAATTGATTTCTGCTCCTTATGAGCCACAAAAATTTGTCCAAATGGTTCAAGAAGCTAAATTAGAAGAAGCACCAGAAGGCGGAGATCGCTGTCATTTATGTTTTGATATGCGTCTTTCTTCTGTAGCGGATAAAGCAGCAGAATTAGGTTATGACTATTTTGCTAGTGCATTGACAGTTTCTCCGCACAAAAATAGCCAAGTGATCAATGAAGTGGGATTAGATGTAGAAGAAGAGCGTGCTGTCTCTTATCTACCTAGTGATTTTAAAAAGAATAATGGCTATCGTAGAACAGTAGAGATGTGTGAAATTTATGATATTTACCGTCAATGTTATTGTGGTTGTGTCTTTGCGGCAAGACAACAAGAATTAGATTTAAAAGCAATTAGCAAAGAAGCAAAAGAAGCCATTCCTAAATTACGAGAACAAATTGAATGGAATATTCAACAGAATCAAAAATAGAAAATAGCTCAGTCAAAGATCGACTGAGCTTTTTAATTTTCCTTTAATTTCCGTGTTTATTAATAGTATTTTTTTGAAAAATATCTAAAGTATGAGAAAATATTGATAACACATTTTATTGTGAATCTTGTACTATTGAATTAATAAATGACACGTATAAAGGAGAACATACCCCAAATGAAAAAGAAAACACTATATACAACAGTCGCAAGTTGCTTATTTAGCGTTGGTTTATTAACAAACGTCGATGCATTTGCTGCAGAAGAAGAAAATGATAAAAAACATACAGTAGATGCAGTTAAAGAACATAAAGATGAACGTATTTCTTTAACAAAACTAACCCCTTGTTATACAAAAATTGGTTGGGGCGAATTGAAAGTCAATAAAAACTTGGACAATCAGCCAATCCGCTTGAAGTTGGATAATGATGAAGTATTTACTTTTGATGAAGGAATTGTTGCTCATGCCTATTCAAAAGTAGAATATAATATCTCAGAATATTCAGAAAAATATCCAATTTTCCAAACGTATGTCGGTGTAGATTATTCACGTGGAAATCGTGGTTCTGTTTCGTTTAAAGTATATACATCAGAAGATAATAAAAATTGGAAAGAAGTCGATCATACCGAAGTATTAAGTGCTGATTCTAAAGCAAAATTAATTCGCGTAAACGTTAAAGGAGCAAAATATATTCGTTTAGAAGCAAATGATAACCATGGAAATGGCGATGATCATGCTGCTTACGGAAATCCAATGTTAACAACAGAAGAGTATAGTGATGCACCTGGAGAATCATTAGCTGTGGTGAAACCAGTTAGCGTTTATGATGAAGAAATTAAAAAAGCATACGCAGCAAATAACAATACTTTAAATGAATCGATTAAAAAATTGATCTTACAACGTACTTTTATTGCTCGTTGTGGATATCATACAATCAATAAATTAACTAAAAATAGCCAAGAAACAACCGAAGCATTAAACTGGTTATTAAATAACTACAATGCCTTATCTCATTTTATCCATGCAGGAGAAATGGACCGTGCAGCTTCAACAGATAAAGTAATCAAATCTTGGACTGAATTATATAAAAATTACCATGATGATTTCACAAGTCCAGTCTTATTAAAATTAGCAATCGCGACAGCGATTACTCATGGTAGTGATATTTATTTCTGGACAGGTTCTGGACAACCTTCTGTAGCTACAGAGCGTTATGCTTCATTCAAAAAATTATATAAGAATGGAACAATGGCCAAAGGAATCCGTACAGGAAATATTAAAGACTTTGAAACATTACCACCTGTATTATTACGTTGGGTTGTCAATGCTAAAATGCACACTCCAGAAATTAATTGGTTTGCAAATTATGCCTTAAAAGAAAAAGATAAAGGTCGTAATTACCTAGATGCCTATAATTACATTAACTATACAGATGGCTATAACTATGGTAAAGAAGAATATCATGATTTAAAACAAGCAGAAAAATGGAATAAAAAATACGATTTCAAAGAATTATATGCGAGTGAAGAAGAATATACCAACCGAAACATTCAACACTTATGGCAAGTCTTTGAGGAAGGTTCTGTTTGTGGTGGATTAGCAAAAACTTACACTAATGTCCAACAAGTATTTGGTTTACCTGCTGCAGTTTGTGGACAACCAGGACATGCTGCATCTTTTGTCTATGATAAAAAAGATGGAAAACCAGTATGGAATATTTATAATGATATCTTTGGCTTTATGAAATCAGATCGTGGAGATTTCTTATTCTGGGGACCTAAATATTCTTCTACAAATTATAATGGTAGTTATGTATTATTAGCTCAAGCAGCATTAAATGATTATCGTGCCTTTATGAATGCAAACTACTACAATTTATTAGCAAATAGCTTTAACTCACCAGAAGATAAAGTGAAAGCATATCAAAAAGCATTAGAAGTTGAAGGACTAAATATGGACTCCATTATGGGCTTATTAAAAAATATGAAATCATTAAATGTTTCTGATGCAGATTACTTACGCTTTGCAAAAGAAGTAGCGAAAAACTTGAAATATTATCCACTACCATTTGTTGATGTGATGAATGAAATTCGTTCTCAAATGAAATCTGCAAATGATAAAGCAGCGATTGATTCTTTACGCTTACGCACATTGAAAG is part of the Catellicoccus marimammalium M35/04/3 genome and harbors:
- a CDS encoding GIY-YIG nuclease family protein is translated as MENKIHYLYVVECKDHSLYTGYTTNLERRIKQHNSGKGAKYTRARRPVILRYYEEYPNASSALKAEYAFKQKTRAQKIQYIQQYYPMRSFLETKGNF
- a CDS encoding tRNA1(Val) (adenine(37)-N6)-methyltransferase, translated to MERIDDLNFNGLKIIQSNEVFSFSIDAVLLAHFGYVPKKGKIIDLCAGNGAVGLLCTEKTKASIDFIELQPRLAEMAEQSIALNKKEAQCHVHCADLKELSQYFAHDTIDAILCNPPYFPVREQQLQNPNPHLAIARHEIYAEIEDIMQQASYVLKTKGHLSLVHRPDRFLPILEAMQRHQITPKKVRFIYSKMDRPAKAMIIEGIKNGSKEGFIVEPPFIIQNENNEYTKEMMDIFHGK
- a CDS encoding lysophospholipid acyltransferase family protein, whose protein sequence is MFYKVAFSFIKGIFYILNGKIKVENKEKLPEGNYILAAPHKTWWDPLVLAIACLPKQFTFMAKKELFKNKFFSWVLGKVNVFPVDRKNPGPSAIKLPVQRLKKTDLSLMIFPSGTRHSEELKGGIALIAKMSRVPIVPAVYEGPLTIKDILLRHKMTIRFGDPIDTKTVTTDEAGREQLMEQLNEAFSELHKEK
- a CDS encoding YutD family protein — encoded protein: MKEEKEPIQEAPLWQLSTVEGKTFVYQEDVVFQLVENYRDAFQLEVFQEKFIDLLLKYDFIVGDWGFEQLRLRGFFYDDVKNTPKEWKISTLEDYLYEYCNFGCPYFVLERLSGEKGRYIPPKKRNHKKQEEKKPNYKNKKKPNPKKRKKRGERNV
- a CDS encoding TIGR01457 family HAD-type hydrolase: MYKGYLIDLDGTIYLGDEIIPAGKRFVERLQEEKIPFLFVTNNSSRTPEEVVRMLATKFSIQVTTDHVYTSAQATADYMDRLGKEKTVYWIGHEGIKQSLSAHGYSYEEKNPSFVVVGLDRELTYQKLSTASLAIQKGATFIGTNPDRNIPTHEGLMPSAGPSIAYLETATGQKATVIGKPEAIMMEGAVQRLGLDKQEVAMVGDNYETDILAGIHNDIPSILVLTGFTKKEQVPTLPEQPTHVLNSLDEWKL
- a CDS encoding DUF1461 domain-containing protein, whose amino-acid sequence is METIKTYFKRKQSTKQALFWVTLFVFCFCNFLVWNSYFCFDFFFASDIAQKTHTSVGELESLFRHLLFYLQGWQSTLPLAPFSASLAAKQHFAEVRFWFILNNSVGLLLSLPAYWSLFRLKYQWYWIKQWISSLQKGFFLLFGLMILAFGPLFTVFHLLLFPNQKWLFHLPEDSIIYLLPESLFQFYFCYWGMLLLIISIALKIYIKRKENYSDRSKRSAR
- a CDS encoding epoxyqueuosine reductase QueH; translation: MHKNQKINYDRVLQKMVQEWEKEAFRPKILLHSCCAPCSTYTLEYLTKYADVDIYFANSNIHPATEYERRRLVQEKFVQDFNRDYGTNIQLISAPYEPQKFVQMVQEAKLEEAPEGGDRCHLCFDMRLSSVADKAAELGYDYFASALTVSPHKNSQVINEVGLDVEEERAVSYLPSDFKKNNGYRRTVEMCEIYDIYRQCYCGCVFAARQQELDLKAISKEAKEAIPKLREQIEWNIQQNQK
- a CDS encoding discoidin domain-containing protein; this translates as MKKKTLYTTVASCLFSVGLLTNVDAFAAEEENDKKHTVDAVKEHKDERISLTKLTPCYTKIGWGELKVNKNLDNQPIRLKLDNDEVFTFDEGIVAHAYSKVEYNISEYSEKYPIFQTYVGVDYSRGNRGSVSFKVYTSEDNKNWKEVDHTEVLSADSKAKLIRVNVKGAKYIRLEANDNHGNGDDHAAYGNPMLTTEEYSDAPGESLAVVKPVSVYDEEIKKAYAANNNTLNESIKKLILQRTFIARCGYHTINKLTKNSQETTEALNWLLNNYNALSHFIHAGEMDRAASTDKVIKSWTELYKNYHDDFTSPVLLKLAIATAITHGSDIYFWTGSGQPSVATERYASFKKLYKNGTMAKGIRTGNIKDFETLPPVLLRWVVNAKMHTPEINWFANYALKEKDKGRNYLDAYNYINYTDGYNYGKEEYHDLKQAEKWNKKYDFKELYASEEEYTNRNIQHLWQVFEEGSVCGGLAKTYTNVQQVFGLPAAVCGQPGHAASFVYDKKDGKPVWNIYNDIFGFMKSDRGDFLFWGPKYSSTNYNGSYVLLAQAALNDYRAFMNANYYNLLANSFNSPEDKVKAYQKALEVEGLNMDSIMGLLKNMKSLNVSDADYLRFAKEVAKNLKYYPLPFVDVMNEIRSQMKSANDKAAIDSLRLRTLKDMKKVSDSEYIQANVCRGMADFLLGDRDMTVATFSFDGKDAGTIVMNERYQDSDIRWEYSLDGGKTKKEVNDKKLKLSSEEIAKINAKDGIQISFVGTDEIHKIEIEDGNLDKKFHVNDLENRLLGSNQPLEYQDQDGQWKPYTNTVRFAGDQKVKFRSAAHGQQMASSAQEFNFTASTDQKTYIPVSDISLYKFCSEHNNTDEAAKNMIDGDKNTLWHNDWGGNDNLFYSVEFNQVKNLKTIQYLPRQAGNDNGKLKEVSIYTSLDGKEWKLAQTFTNISASREMKTFTLDKPVQAKYVALKANQTYGKILNRFFSGQLLNFFEADTKVADKEQSKEELAKEVKGLEVNHYQKAALLKAVKYDAVKKVQEMIEKVKEQHRNVAVVRTQLINQLEDLALVDTDQAKTEIEKAHSVDKMNEIFNQVYAENQKEMKRFQESGLKKLEACSNLSKEDKEYYKDSILMATSPVEVSMLVGEARQKN